One region of Deinococcus koreensis genomic DNA includes:
- a CDS encoding glycosyltransferase family 4 protein, translating into MPERAVTIHPLSRHPREDRPLRVGLLAPIAWRVPPRHYGPWERVVSLLAEGLVAAGVEVTLFATQDSRTGGRLSAVVPTPYEETPGMDVKVWEGLHLAHAFGEAGFVDVMHNHADFLPLMFASLVETPTVTTIHGFSGEAILPAYTAYKDRLHFVAISEADRHPALPYRATVYHGIDFSEFTFRSQPDEPPYLVFLGRMHRDKGAADAIRVARAAGLPLRLAGIIQDQGYFDREVAPHLGPDVTYLGSVGPEQRDSLLGGAVALLHLIHFDEPFGLSVLEAMACGTPVIAYGRGSMGELIVPGVSGEIVPDEAGAVQAVRSVGRLNRAAVRAHAETFSVPRMVEGYLQVYQRLLT; encoded by the coding sequence GTGCCTGAGCGCGCCGTCACCATCCACCCGCTGTCCCGCCATCCCCGTGAAGACCGCCCGCTGAGGGTCGGGCTGCTGGCGCCCATCGCCTGGCGGGTGCCCCCCCGGCATTACGGCCCCTGGGAGCGGGTGGTCTCGCTGCTGGCCGAGGGCCTGGTGGCTGCGGGCGTGGAGGTGACCCTCTTCGCGACCCAGGATTCCCGCACCGGGGGCCGCCTCAGCGCGGTGGTGCCCACGCCGTACGAGGAGACGCCGGGCATGGACGTCAAGGTCTGGGAAGGGCTGCACCTCGCGCACGCCTTCGGTGAGGCGGGGTTCGTGGACGTCATGCACAACCACGCGGACTTCCTGCCGCTGATGTTCGCCTCGCTGGTGGAGACCCCCACGGTCACGACCATCCACGGCTTTTCGGGCGAGGCCATCCTCCCCGCCTACACGGCCTACAAAGACCGGCTGCACTTCGTCGCCATCTCCGAGGCCGACCGGCACCCGGCGCTGCCCTACCGGGCGACCGTCTACCACGGCATCGACTTTTCCGAGTTCACCTTCCGCTCCCAGCCGGATGAGCCCCCCTACCTCGTCTTCCTGGGCCGGATGCACCGCGACAAGGGCGCGGCCGACGCCATCCGGGTGGCGCGGGCGGCGGGCCTGCCGCTGCGCCTGGCGGGCATCATCCAGGATCAGGGGTACTTCGACCGCGAGGTCGCTCCGCACCTGGGGCCGGACGTGACCTATCTGGGCTCGGTGGGGCCCGAACAGCGGGATTCGCTGCTGGGCGGCGCCGTGGCCCTGCTCCACCTGATCCACTTCGACGAACCCTTCGGCCTGTCGGTGCTGGAGGCGATGGCCTGCGGTACCCCCGTGATCGCGTATGGAAGGGGCAGCATGGGGGAACTGATCGTGCCCGGCGTCAGCGGCGAGATCGTGCCGGACGAGGCGGGGGCAGTGCAGGCGGTTCGCAGCGTTGGTCGTTTGAACCGCGCCGCCGTGCGCGCCCACGCCGAGACCTTCAGCGTGCCGCGCATGGTGGAGGGCTACCTGCAGGTCTATCAAAGGCTGTTGACCTGA